The genomic DNA ATAtgaataaaaatttattttcaaagagaTTGTTGCAACAAAAGTCTACaccggggtgtcaaactcaattgcacaaggggccaaaatccaaaacacagcttaggtcgtgggcagaacaggataagcatttattgaaaaatctaaaaccaaatttacaaaactttaaaactgtaactttttgacatagtTATGAGGTAAATATATAgcataacttgtgataatgctagtgtgaatgctgtatgcTGAATTTTGCTGCTCAAGATGCTAgctctgatagctgaaaatgctaaaattgatggcttaaaacactaaagctgagagctgaaaattctgaagttaatagcaagctaagatattagctaaatgttcaatttgcctaaaatagcttaaaaaaaacaagttagtcaaaacagctagcatgtaaaaaaaatagctaaacctcaaaatatccacacaaaaaaaaactgaaaaaagcctaaattagccaatacagctaccgtgtaaatattagcctaactccaaaacagacaaaaaaaaaaaaagaaaagcctaaattagccaaaacagctagcgtgtagctacaatattagctaagctctaaaagccccctaaaaaaaaaaaaaaaaagaaagaaagaaagaaaagactaaattagccaaaacaactagcatgtagctaaaatattatacaagttagaaagataacattgggccatggataacaaagtaaaatgatctggagggccggatattaTTACTTGGCGGGCCAGGCCTTCCAGATCTGGCCCCAGGACACATGAGGTctacaaaaatgtgaagaaaattattaaatattgcACATAAGGATGTACCTTAAACATTATATTCATTGTTTTATggctattttccttttttcagagAGTTTTAACTCAACATACacaacaaaatgagaaaacttaACATGCAAAAtgggagggggaaaaaaagtaaaaactagcTTACTCTGTAGTTAGCCAACATCACATGGTGAACTGAGATTTCACGCATTAAACTTAAGAGAACAGTACACTGTATGTTATTTCTATTACTaattctaattgttttttttttttgtttgtttgtttgtttgtttttttcttataacaTTTGGTCAGTGGGTATCGCACACTAATCCAACATAAAATGCGGTTACAACTCACCGAGATCATGTATTCCCACAACGTCCAACGTAGGTTTTCACCATCTTCCCAGGGCTCAATAACTGTTGAAAGTCAGTTTTTGTACAAACTTTGttcaaatgcagtttttaaagaccacaatttcctttttttttttttttttttttNNNNNNNNNNNNNNNNNTGtctctgctttttttgtacATGTCGAAAAAAACGACAAAGATCAAAAGAATGACAGGAGGATCACTCCTATCAAATCCTAAAGACgcacattttaaaatctgactGCCACCAGTGGCGAAATAGAAAATTACAATCTATACAAAGTGAGcgctaataataataataataataataataataataataataataatatatatagatatatatatatatatttaagtaaGACAAATAGGCCTACACATATCAAGAACAGCTGCCCCAACTGCATCTGgtcaaaaacatgataaaaagaaCATCAAATTGCAATACAGTATGTCCTTAGTTTTCTACTAGTCCTCTGGTGGGGCTAAAATGATTCCCATAGTTTTATATGACCTTTGTTATCAAGTGGAAATGGGGAAAACACGGTGGTAAAATGTTTTCCTAGTTTTATTTCTTGAGTTTTAATACATTCAAAATATAGATTTTGTAATTTAGATAAATATCCTGTTTAATACCAATAAGACGACGATttacaaatgtgttatttttaccATTCCTAAAACTGCTTTGTGTAGCATCttttgatagttttttattttttatttttatgttgctCTGTTGACAGATGCTTATGTAGGCAAATGACCTACTGCCAGGCAACCACACATTTCTCGGTAGACCAAAGGTCACAAACAGACCTCACCCCTTGTTAAAGACCTCAGTGTTTGTTGTATTATAATTTGGATATTTGATGACGCACTAATAAAATGACCTAACAAGGACATTTTAAGCCTAACCTTGAAGACAGAGCTTTTTGTCTACTAATATTAAATTCTCAATTTCAAGCAAACTGTTTCACATTAgagattttcaaatttaaagtttaaagtttttcaaaaagaattcaagtttatttgttattgttttagttttgcatTTTAGTTAATATTAACCAGCTGTTGAGTCATTTTATCAGAGCATGGAGGAATTGATGCTGTGGCACCGTCCACCAAACGGACAACTCTTCCTACTCTTCATCATTTTACATCCGCTCCTTTGATAGAAGCAGTAAAAacaccttttgtttttaactcgTTTTTACTTTAAGACTTGTGCTGCAGCAGGTGAGTAAATGTCTGTTCTTTTTGTTGGATcaactgtgtttttgacatttagaaGTAATAGTTGAATTTggtttgcttatttttaaaaattctgttttttgtttctttttccaaaaatcaTATGACACTAAAATTAGAGTTGGTTGAATGACATTCAGGctatattttcagttttgtgttgaaatgtaagtaatttctgccatatttttttttatttattggtaaatgtttaaattgatgaatatttttcctttttaccatCAGGTCTACCATGGTTCTGATAGTCAAAAGTGAGATCATTCTTTCCGTTTACATCATTTCCTTTCTGATTGGGTGTCCTGCCAATCTACTGGCGCTCTATGCTTTCAGCATCAAGGTCCACTCAAAGCCACTTCCAACAGACATCCTGCTTCTGAACCTGACCATCTCAGACCTCCTCTTCTTGGCCACTGCCCCGCTTAAGATGCACGAGGCAGCTTCAGGGATGAATTGGAAGCTGCCCCCCTTCATGTGCTCCATCGTCTCCTTCACGTTCTTCTCCACGATCTACACCAGCTCTTTGCTGCTGATGGCAGTCAGTGTGGTCCGCTACATTGGAGTGGTTTTCCCTATCGCTGCTAGAAAGATGCAAAAACCTATTTACCCAGTTATTGCTAGTATTGTTATCTGGGTGATCTCGTCAGCCCACTGCAGCATCACCTTCATtaccatccatcatccatctctgTCCAGCAAAAACAGTACTATTTGCTATGAAAACTTCACTAAAAAACAGCTGGAAGTTCTCCTCCCTGTGCGTTTGGAATTCTTCTTTGTGCTCTGTCTTCTGCCCCTTTTGGTTTGTATTTACTGCTACTCCAGCCTGATCGTGACTCTTTACAGCCGGCCCCGGATAccctggaaaaagaaaaagaaggctATTGGCATGGCCTTGGGGACTCTGGCTGTCTTCCTCATTTGCGTTGTGCCATACAACTCTTCCCATCTAGTGGGTTACTTCACGGGAGTGAGCCCAAAGTGGAGGCACTacacgctgctgctgctggccttCAACACCTGCATTGATCCCTTCATTTTTTACTTCTCTTCCTCCATCTTCCGCTTCACCATcaaaacatccatttttaaGAAGCTTAGGATGAATCTTGTTAAGCGGCAA from Oryzias melastigma strain HK-1 linkage group LG16, ASM292280v2, whole genome shotgun sequence includes the following:
- the si:ch211-231m23.4 gene encoding free fatty acid receptor 2 codes for the protein MVLIVKSEIILSVYIISFLIGCPANLLALYAFSIKVHSKPLPTDILLLNLTISDLLFLATAPLKMHEAASGMNWKLPPFMCSIVSFTFFSTIYTSSLLLMAVSVVRYIGVVFPIAARKMQKPIYPVIASIVIWVISSAHCSITFITIHHPSLSSKNSTICYENFTKKQLEVLLPVRLEFFFVLCLLPLLVCIYCYSSLIVTLYSRPRIPWKKKKKAIGMALGTLAVFLICVVPYNSSHLVGYFTGVSPKWRHYTLLLLAFNTCIDPFIFYFSSSIFRFTIKTSIFKKLRMNLVKRQNQDPSNS